In Alphaproteobacteria bacterium, one genomic interval encodes:
- a CDS encoding uracil-DNA glycosylase, whose product MCPRLQRYRHDSRAAHPDWFNGPVPPFGPATAALLIVGLAPGLRGANRTGRPFTGDAAGDLLYPTLLRHHLASGTYDARADDGLQLVGCRITNAVRCVPPQNKPTGGEAAACRRFLRAEIAGLPRLRAILALGRVAHGAALAALGHTQSAVPFRHGVWHDIACDVTAGSRPVRLWASYHCSRYNTNTGRLTEEMFAAVIGDIAAWLKTQPPEMPAAD is encoded by the coding sequence CTGTGCCCGCGCCTGCAGCGCTATCGCCACGATAGCCGGGCGGCCCATCCCGACTGGTTCAACGGGCCGGTGCCGCCCTTCGGTCCGGCCACGGCGGCGCTCCTGATTGTCGGGCTGGCGCCAGGACTGCGTGGCGCCAACCGCACGGGACGGCCGTTTACCGGCGACGCCGCCGGTGACCTGCTCTACCCGACACTGCTGCGGCACCATCTGGCAAGCGGGACTTATGACGCCAGGGCCGACGACGGGCTGCAGCTGGTGGGATGCCGGATTACCAACGCGGTCCGCTGCGTGCCGCCGCAGAACAAGCCGACCGGTGGCGAGGCCGCCGCCTGTCGCCGCTTTCTCCGTGCCGAGATCGCCGGGCTGCCACGGCTGCGCGCCATTCTGGCGCTGGGCCGCGTCGCGCACGGGGCGGCGCTGGCGGCGCTTGGCCACACCCAATCCGCCGTCCCGTTCCGCCACGGCGTCTGGCATGACATAGCGTGCGATGTGACGGCCGGGAGCCGGCCCGTCAGATTATGGGCGAGCTATCACTGCTCACGCTACAACACCAACACCGGCCGCCTGACGGAGGAGATGTTCGCCGCCGTGATCGGCGACATCGCTGCCTGGCTCAAGACCCAACCGCCTGAAATGCCCGCCGCAGACTAG
- the smpB gene encoding SsrA-binding protein SmpB translates to MSEPPDFRPVARNRRARYDYAIDDVFECGIMLLGSEVKSLRGGRVSINESFAVIREGEAWLLNADIPEYAASLRSHGPRRPRKLLLKRRELDRLQAAVSGPGMTLVPMAIYFNRQGIAKLRLGLGKGKRQADKRDTIRDRDWQRQRQRLLGRG, encoded by the coding sequence ATGAGCGAACCTCCCGATTTCAGACCTGTCGCCCGCAATCGCCGGGCGCGCTACGACTATGCCATCGATGACGTATTCGAGTGCGGCATCATGCTGCTCGGATCGGAGGTCAAGTCGTTGCGCGGCGGCCGGGTCAGCATCAATGAATCCTTCGCCGTCATTCGTGAGGGTGAGGCGTGGCTGCTCAATGCCGACATTCCGGAATACGCCGCGTCGTTGCGCTCACACGGGCCGCGTCGTCCGCGCAAACTGTTGCTCAAGCGGCGCGAGCTGGACCGTCTGCAGGCGGCGGTCAGCGGGCCGGGTATGACCCTGGTGCCGATGGCGATCTACTTCAACCGTCAGGGCATTGCCAAGCTGCGGCTCGGCCTGGGTAAGGGTAAGCGACAGGCGGATAAGCGCGATACGATCCGTGATCGCGATTGGCAGCGTCAACGCCAGCGGTTGCTTGGTCGCGGCTAG
- the dapA gene encoding 4-hydroxy-tetrahydrodipicolinate synthase, translated as MFRGALTALITPFANGAVDETAFQSLVQWQIDEGTEGLVPCGTTGESPTLSHVEHKRVTELCIEVATGRVPVIAGSGSNSTEEAIDLTRHAQVAGADAALLVTPYYNKPTQEGLYAHFKAIHDAVDLPIIIYNIPGRSVVDMSVATMARLAELPNIVGVKDATADLTRPAFTRLAIGEDFCQLTGEDGSVLPFMAMGGHGCISVSGNVAPRLVAQFHAAWRAGDVALAQEINDRLMPLHKALFVETSPGPVKYAASLLGRSSPRLRLPMVEPGEATRAQVKSAMVSVGLIN; from the coding sequence ATGTTCAGGGGCGCACTGACCGCGCTGATTACACCCTTCGCCAATGGTGCGGTGGACGAGACGGCGTTCCAGTCGCTGGTCCAGTGGCAGATTGACGAGGGCACCGAGGGCCTGGTGCCCTGCGGCACCACCGGTGAATCGCCGACCCTGTCCCACGTGGAGCACAAGCGGGTGACGGAGCTGTGCATCGAAGTGGCGACCGGCCGAGTGCCGGTGATCGCCGGTTCGGGCTCCAATTCCACCGAGGAGGCCATTGACCTGACGCGTCATGCTCAGGTGGCGGGCGCCGACGCCGCCCTGCTTGTCACGCCTTACTACAACAAGCCCACGCAGGAGGGTCTCTACGCCCATTTCAAGGCCATCCATGATGCGGTTGATCTGCCCATAATCATCTACAACATCCCCGGCCGTTCGGTGGTGGACATGAGTGTCGCCACCATGGCGCGTCTGGCGGAACTGCCCAATATCGTCGGTGTAAAGGATGCCACGGCCGACCTGACCCGGCCGGCCTTCACCCGTCTGGCGATCGGCGAGGATTTTTGCCAGCTCACCGGGGAAGACGGATCCGTTCTGCCATTCATGGCCATGGGCGGCCATGGCTGCATCTCGGTCAGCGGCAATGTGGCGCCGCGCCTGGTGGCTCAGTTCCATGCCGCCTGGCGGGCGGGCGATGTGGCCCTGGCTCAGGAGATCAATGACCGCCTCATGCCGCTGCACAAGGCGCTCTTTGTGGAGACCAGCCCGGGTCCGGTCAAATATGCCGCCAGCCTGCTTGGCCGCTCGAGCCCCCGGCTTCGCCTGCCCATGGTGGAGCCGGGCGAAGCCACCAGGGCGCAGGTCAAATCGGCTATGGTGAGCGTCGGGCTGATCAACTAG
- a CDS encoding threonine/serine dehydratase: MTPTGPNAAADLPDPNIGDIEGAARRIAPAAVRTPLVESPLLNARAGGRILIKAEMLQRTGSFKFRGAYNFVSQIDPERRRRGVTAFSSGNHAQGVAAAAQQHGIPATMVMPADAPAIKRRNTEFYGAKVITYDRDKDDRQAIAEGVVAETGAVLVPPYDHPWIMAGQGTVGLEIAEQAAALEVQPDAVLAPCGGGGLIAGIAIAVSDRLPGCDVFAVEPAAYDDTARSLASGKRLAVTAGGHSFCDALLAPMPGERTFGVNARLLAGGLRVSDDTVAEAMLALFEDTKLVVEPGGAVALAAVLSGAYPLNGRTVVVVCSGGNVDPATFCRALCSGGRT; the protein is encoded by the coding sequence ATGACACCCACAGGGCCAAACGCCGCCGCCGACCTGCCCGACCCGAATATCGGCGACATAGAGGGCGCGGCGCGGCGGATCGCCCCGGCGGCGGTGCGAACGCCGCTGGTGGAGTCGCCCCTGCTCAACGCACGGGCCGGCGGCCGCATCCTGATCAAGGCGGAGATGCTGCAGCGGACCGGCTCTTTCAAGTTCCGCGGCGCCTATAACTTCGTCAGTCAGATCGACCCGGAGCGGCGGCGGCGCGGCGTCACCGCATTCTCATCGGGCAATCACGCCCAGGGCGTGGCGGCGGCGGCGCAACAGCATGGCATTCCGGCGACCATGGTGATGCCGGCCGACGCGCCGGCCATCAAACGTCGCAATACCGAGTTCTATGGCGCGAAAGTCATCACTTATGATCGCGACAAGGATGACCGTCAGGCCATTGCAGAGGGAGTCGTTGCGGAAACCGGAGCGGTTCTGGTGCCGCCCTATGACCACCCCTGGATCATGGCCGGCCAGGGCACCGTCGGCCTGGAGATCGCCGAACAAGCGGCGGCGCTGGAGGTGCAGCCCGACGCGGTGCTGGCGCCGTGCGGCGGCGGCGGGCTGATCGCCGGCATCGCCATCGCCGTCAGCGACCGCCTGCCGGGCTGCGACGTCTTTGCGGTGGAGCCGGCGGCTTATGACGACACGGCCCGCTCGCTGGCCAGCGGCAAACGCCTGGCGGTGACCGCCGGCGGTCACTCTTTTTGCGATGCGCTGCTGGCGCCCATGCCGGGCGAAAGGACGTTCGGAGTGAATGCCCGGCTGCTGGCCGGCGGCCTCCGTGTCAGCGACGATACGGTGGCGGAGGCCATGCTGGCCCTGTTCGAGGATACCAAGCTGGTGGTGGAGCCGGGCGGTGCGGTGGCCCTGGCCGCGGTGCTGAGCGGCGCCTACCCGCTCAACGGTCGCACCGTGGTGGTGGTGTGCTCAGGCGGCAATGTGGACCCGGCCACCTTCTGCAGGGCCCTTTGCAGCGGCGGCAGGACCTGA
- the pepN gene encoding aminopeptidase N — protein MPQDSQPSATHLADYTPPPFVVDEVAMDMDLDPDDTRVKARLAVRRGAGAAGLPLRLDGENMELLSIAIDGARLAPDAYRTDARGLTIDHVPDRFILETVSRIRPRANTRLEGLYMSGGGYVTQCEAEGFRHITWFPDRPDVLARFQVTLRAPREACPVLLANGNPSPPRDLPDGRHEIVWTDPFPKPAYLFAIVAGRFDLLQDTFRTHSGRDVSLRIYVAPGKAERAGHAMESLKRAMAWDESVYGLEYDLDIFMIVAVPDFNMGAMENKGLNIFNDKLILASPQTATDADYHRIEGVVAHEYFHNWTGNRVTLRDWFQLSLKEGLTVFRDQSYSADQGSATVQRIDDVRRLRALQFPEDAGPLAHPVRPETYIEISNFYTPTVYEKGAEVIRMIHRLLGPDQFRAGMDLYFRRHDGQAVTTEDFVAAMADASGVDLSAMRRWYGQAGTPRVTASGDWDARAGRYTLTIRQETLPVLGRPGQPANAPLPLPCAMGLVGPDGNDLPVQLDGENAARTDCLLTLDQASQTFTFVNLPARPVPSLFRGFSAPVQLDAGLSDDELAFLMAHDSDGFNRWEAGRTYMMRVLLALASAHGEESSAGPADVPPALIDACRRALADSGADTAFAAEVLTMPGEVEIGEAMDRVDPVAAWHARQALRQRLAADLAPELAAAWADHGGLAGRDPASVGRRALAVACLDLLSADDSPAIRQRLLHAFEAAPTMTESVAALTLLAAQSGEERRTALESFYRRWRDDPLVLDKWFTAQAVSPRPSALDEVRSLTEDAAFDRRNPNRVRALIGAFAARNPLRFHAGDGDGYAFLLAEILRLDPQNPQVAARLAEPLTRWRRHHPTRGRMMAAALERLRDSPGISADVFEVASRALQDDGLAGGQPH, from the coding sequence ATGCCGCAAGACAGCCAGCCATCGGCCACCCACTTGGCGGACTATACCCCGCCGCCCTTTGTGGTGGACGAGGTTGCCATGGACATGGACCTGGATCCGGACGACACGCGCGTCAAGGCCCGCCTGGCCGTGCGCCGGGGGGCGGGCGCGGCCGGCCTGCCTCTGCGTCTCGATGGCGAGAATATGGAACTTCTGTCCATAGCGATCGACGGTGCGCGCCTGGCTCCTGACGCCTACCGGACCGACGCCCGCGGCCTGACCATCGACCACGTGCCGGATCGCTTCATCCTGGAAACCGTTAGCCGCATCCGGCCCCGCGCCAACACCCGGCTGGAAGGCCTCTATATGTCCGGTGGCGGCTACGTCACCCAGTGCGAAGCGGAGGGCTTCCGTCACATCACCTGGTTTCCCGACCGGCCGGATGTGCTGGCGCGGTTTCAGGTGACGCTGCGCGCGCCGCGCGAGGCCTGTCCGGTCCTGCTGGCGAACGGCAATCCGTCGCCGCCACGTGATCTGCCGGACGGCCGCCACGAGATTGTCTGGACCGACCCGTTTCCGAAGCCGGCGTATCTCTTCGCCATCGTTGCCGGCCGGTTCGACCTGCTGCAGGACACCTTTCGTACACACTCCGGTCGCGACGTGTCGCTGCGCATCTATGTGGCGCCCGGCAAGGCCGAACGCGCCGGCCACGCCATGGAGTCTCTCAAGCGCGCCATGGCCTGGGACGAATCGGTCTATGGCCTGGAGTATGACCTGGACATCTTCATGATTGTTGCCGTGCCTGATTTCAACATGGGGGCCATGGAGAATAAGGGCCTCAACATCTTCAATGACAAGCTCATACTGGCCAGCCCCCAGACGGCGACGGATGCCGACTATCACCGCATCGAGGGGGTGGTCGCGCACGAGTATTTTCACAACTGGACCGGCAATCGCGTCACCTTGCGCGACTGGTTCCAGCTCAGCCTGAAAGAAGGTCTGACCGTCTTCCGTGACCAGTCCTATTCGGCCGATCAGGGCTCGGCCACGGTGCAGCGCATTGATGATGTGCGCCGCTTGCGGGCGTTGCAGTTTCCCGAAGACGCCGGCCCCCTGGCCCATCCGGTGCGCCCCGAAACCTATATCGAGATATCAAACTTCTATACGCCGACCGTCTATGAAAAAGGCGCTGAAGTCATTCGCATGATCCACCGCCTTTTGGGGCCGGATCAGTTCCGGGCAGGGATGGATCTTTATTTCCGCCGGCACGACGGCCAGGCGGTCACCACCGAAGATTTTGTCGCCGCCATGGCCGATGCTTCGGGCGTGGATCTGTCGGCCATGCGCCGCTGGTATGGTCAGGCGGGCACGCCACGCGTGACCGCAAGCGGCGACTGGGATGCGCGCGCCGGCCGCTATACGCTGACCATCCGGCAGGAGACGCTGCCAGTGCTGGGCCGGCCGGGCCAGCCGGCCAATGCGCCGCTGCCTCTGCCGTGTGCCATGGGCCTGGTCGGGCCGGATGGTAATGACTTGCCTGTCCAGCTTGACGGCGAGAACGCCGCCCGAACCGACTGCCTGCTGACTCTCGATCAGGCAAGCCAGACCTTCACCTTTGTGAATTTGCCGGCACGCCCGGTCCCGTCCCTGTTTCGTGGATTTTCCGCTCCCGTGCAGCTCGATGCCGGATTGTCCGATGACGAACTGGCTTTCCTCATGGCCCATGACAGCGATGGCTTCAACCGGTGGGAGGCCGGCCGCACTTACATGATGCGGGTCCTGCTGGCGCTGGCGTCGGCCCATGGCGAGGAGTCGTCGGCCGGGCCGGCCGACGTGCCGCCGGCGCTGATCGATGCCTGCCGTCGGGCCCTGGCCGACAGTGGCGCCGACACGGCCTTTGCCGCCGAAGTCCTGACCATGCCCGGCGAGGTGGAGATTGGCGAGGCCATGGATCGGGTGGACCCGGTCGCGGCTTGGCACGCCCGCCAGGCCCTGCGTCAGCGTTTGGCCGCCGACCTGGCGCCGGAACTCGCCGCCGCATGGGCCGACCATGGCGGGCTTGCCGGACGCGACCCCGCCAGCGTCGGCCGTCGCGCGCTCGCCGTTGCTTGCCTTGATCTGCTGTCGGCCGACGACAGCCCGGCCATACGCCAGCGCTTGCTGCACGCCTTTGAAGCGGCTCCGACCATGACCGAGTCCGTGGCGGCTCTTACCCTGCTCGCCGCCCAGTCGGGAGAGGAGCGGCGGACGGCCCTGGAATCCTTTTACCGTCGCTGGCGCGACGATCCGCTGGTGCTAGACAAGTGGTTCACCGCTCAGGCCGTGTCGCCGCGTCCATCCGCACTGGACGAGGTCCGCTCCCTGACCGAGGACGCGGCCTTCGATCGCCGCAACCCGAACCGGGTGCGGGCCTTGATCGGCGCCTTCGCAGCGCGCAATCCGCTGCGCTTCCATGCTGGCGATGGTGACGGTTATGCCTTTCTGCTGGCGGAAATCCTGCGACTGGATCCGCAGAACCCGCAGGTTGCCGCGCGCCTGGCCGAACCTCTGACCCGCTGGCGGCGGCACCATCCGACCCGTGGCCGCATGATGGCGGCGGCGCTCGAGCGGTTGCGCGATTCGCCGGGCATCTCCGCCGATGTGTTCGAAGTGGCCAGCCGTGCCCTTCAGGATGATGGTCTGGCCGGCGGGCAGCCACACTGA
- a CDS encoding OmpA family protein: MGLRVGVGAVALAAALAVSQPALSQDAMLSSTAPWTGYYYAAKGGAQSLNDSRFAGGAVSAGVDYDTGGVLLGVLGYRFDSGTALEAEAGWRSNGVDGLSGTASGSDGHVRALSLMVNATYSPQWSAERVGRLRPYIGAGIGMADLDFNGIANAGAPFINDSHMVLAYQGFAGVEMPLSDRASASMEYRYFATADADLTTAGGVGVDGEYASHALLVGFTIALSRPVRTAAAPQVQPQAQVVPQAVEPVAEVVQPVVEPAPPPVFLVFFDWDQAVLTAGAEAVLADALDLVQQDSTVRLVLAGHADRSGTDIYNLALSQRRAEAVAAWFAARGVSREVMTLQALGESSPLVATADGVREPQNRRVEILFQ, from the coding sequence ATGGGCCTACGCGTAGGGGTGGGAGCGGTCGCCCTGGCAGCGGCGTTGGCGGTTAGCCAGCCGGCCCTGTCGCAGGATGCGATGCTTTCGTCCACGGCGCCCTGGACCGGCTACTACTATGCCGCAAAGGGCGGAGCGCAGAGCCTGAACGACAGCCGCTTCGCCGGCGGCGCTGTCTCCGCCGGCGTTGACTATGACACGGGCGGGGTTCTGCTGGGCGTTCTCGGCTATCGCTTCGACAGCGGTACGGCGTTGGAGGCCGAAGCCGGCTGGCGCAGCAATGGCGTCGATGGTCTCAGCGGTACCGCCAGCGGCAGCGACGGCCATGTGCGGGCTCTCTCCCTCATGGTCAACGCGACCTACTCACCGCAATGGTCGGCTGAACGGGTGGGCCGTCTGCGGCCCTATATCGGCGCCGGTATCGGCATGGCTGACCTTGATTTCAACGGCATCGCCAATGCCGGCGCGCCGTTCATCAACGACTCCCACATGGTGCTCGCCTATCAGGGGTTTGCCGGCGTGGAGATGCCGCTTTCGGACCGTGCTTCGGCCAGTATGGAGTATCGCTATTTCGCCACCGCCGACGCGGATCTGACCACCGCCGGCGGTGTCGGGGTCGACGGCGAGTATGCAAGCCACGCCTTGCTGGTGGGCTTTACCATCGCTCTTAGCCGGCCCGTCCGGACCGCCGCCGCGCCTCAGGTTCAGCCCCAGGCCCAGGTCGTGCCGCAGGCGGTCGAACCGGTGGCTGAGGTAGTGCAGCCGGTCGTCGAGCCGGCGCCGCCGCCGGTGTTTCTGGTCTTCTTCGACTGGGATCAGGCGGTTCTGACCGCCGGTGCCGAGGCGGTTCTGGCCGACGCTCTTGATCTGGTGCAACAGGACTCCACGGTGCGCCTGGTGCTTGCCGGCCACGCCGACCGTTCCGGCACGGACATCTATAACCTGGCTCTGTCACAGCGCCGGGCCGAGGCGGTCGCCGCCTGGTTTGCCGCCCGTGGTGTCAGTCGTGAGGTCATGACCCTGCAGGCGCTGGGCGAGTCCAGCCCGCTGGTGGCGACGGCCGATGGCGTACGCGAGCCGCAGAACCGCCGGGTTGAAATCCTGTTTCAATAG
- the ectA gene encoding diaminobutyrate acetyltransferase, translating into MAAPTRRLRGAGVTYRTPTIDDGAAVWKLVDDTAAMDGNSAYAYFMVCRNFAATSVIAEVDGQLAGMLTAYPLPEDDRRLFVWQVSVDARFRGRGVAAGMLHHLLQREDCAAVRWIEATIAPGNVASEALFRRCASSLHANISQRTVYKDSLFPGDDPKPERLFVIGPIRHARNKIHLQPCAEGYRLFAALDDAIVPAFQPVNPVFSGLTDAMRAADAVCDAHSATEVVILDPATWLGPQAAVPGVARPSTDSAAA; encoded by the coding sequence ATGGCGGCGCCCACGCGGCGTTTGCGGGGTGCGGGCGTGACCTATCGCACACCGACCATCGACGATGGCGCCGCCGTCTGGAAGCTGGTGGATGATACCGCTGCGATGGACGGTAATTCGGCATACGCCTATTTCATGGTCTGTCGCAATTTTGCGGCGACCAGCGTCATCGCCGAGGTCGACGGCCAACTGGCCGGCATGCTGACGGCCTATCCCCTGCCGGAAGATGATCGCCGCCTGTTCGTATGGCAGGTCAGCGTCGATGCGCGTTTTCGTGGCCGCGGCGTCGCCGCCGGCATGTTGCATCATCTGTTGCAGCGGGAGGATTGCGCGGCGGTGCGCTGGATCGAGGCGACCATCGCGCCGGGCAATGTGGCGTCGGAAGCCCTCTTCCGCCGCTGCGCCAGCAGCCTGCACGCCAATATTTCGCAGCGCACCGTGTACAAGGACAGCCTCTTCCCCGGTGACGATCCAAAACCCGAGCGGCTGTTCGTCATTGGCCCGATCCGGCACGCCAGGAACAAAATCCACCTGCAGCCCTGCGCCGAAGGCTATCGCCTGTTTGCCGCCCTGGACGATGCGATTGTTCCGGCCTTCCAGCCGGTGAACCCGGTCTTCTCCGGACTGACCGACGCCATGCGGGCGGCCGACGCGGTGTGCGACGCCCACAGCGCCACCGAAGTGGTCATCCTCGACCCCGCTACCTGGCTGGGGCCACAGGCCGCGGTGCCCGGCGTCGCCAGGCCATCAACGGACAGCGCCGCCGCCTGA
- the ectB gene encoding diaminobutyrate--2-oxoglutarate transaminase produces MPDSLTTDNPSMRVFDQYESNVRAYCRSFPTVFESARGHLLTDQAGRRYIDFFAGAGALNYGHNPPPMKRALIDYLTRDGITHSLDMATSAKAAFIETFQSVILQPRNMDHKLLFPGPTGTNSVESALKLARKVTGRSGIISFTNAFHGMTLGALAVTGNAFKRGGAGVGLSDGTVMPYDGYFGEDDDTLNWLATMLDDQGSGVDLPAAVIVETIQGEGGLAAARFDWLKNLETLCGDRGMLLIVDDVQAGCGRTGPFFSFEPAGINPDIICLSKSISGYGLPMAVTLVRPEHDVFDPGEHNGTFRGHNPAFITATCALDHWRDGALAGGTHKRAGIIAEALNRMAQSCPELKPEVRGRGLMQGLALDGDGLAEQVSHEAFRRGVILETSGPASEVAKIMPPLTIPLEALSDGLGRVAEAVDTVAMNARSAHARVA; encoded by the coding sequence ATGCCCGACTCACTGACCACAGATAATCCCTCCATGCGCGTATTCGATCAGTATGAATCGAATGTCCGGGCCTATTGCCGCTCTTTTCCCACTGTCTTCGAGAGCGCCAGGGGCCATCTGCTGACCGATCAGGCCGGCCGCCGCTACATAGACTTCTTCGCCGGTGCCGGCGCGCTGAACTACGGCCATAACCCGCCGCCAATGAAGCGGGCCCTGATCGACTATCTGACACGGGACGGGATTACCCACAGCCTGGACATGGCGACCTCTGCAAAGGCCGCGTTCATAGAGACGTTCCAGTCAGTGATCCTGCAGCCACGCAACATGGACCACAAACTTCTGTTCCCCGGTCCGACCGGCACCAACAGCGTGGAAAGCGCCTTGAAGCTGGCCCGCAAGGTGACCGGCCGCAGCGGCATCATCAGCTTCACCAACGCCTTTCACGGCATGACCCTGGGGGCCCTGGCGGTCACCGGCAATGCCTTCAAGCGCGGCGGCGCCGGCGTCGGGCTGAGCGACGGCACGGTCATGCCCTATGACGGGTATTTCGGGGAGGATGACGATACCCTGAACTGGCTGGCGACAATGCTGGACGACCAGGGTAGTGGCGTCGACCTGCCGGCGGCGGTCATCGTCGAGACCATTCAGGGCGAAGGCGGTCTGGCCGCAGCCCGCTTCGACTGGCTGAAAAACCTTGAGACCCTGTGTGGCGACCGCGGCATGTTGCTGATTGTCGATGACGTGCAGGCGGGCTGCGGGCGGACCGGGCCGTTCTTCAGCTTTGAGCCAGCCGGCATCAACCCGGATATCATCTGCCTGTCGAAATCCATCAGCGGCTATGGCCTGCCTATGGCGGTGACGCTGGTCAGACCGGAGCACGACGTGTTCGACCCTGGCGAACACAACGGCACTTTCCGGGGCCACAACCCGGCCTTCATCACCGCCACCTGCGCCCTGGACCACTGGCGCGATGGGGCCCTGGCCGGCGGAACGCACAAGCGCGCGGGCATCATCGCAGAGGCCCTGAACCGCATGGCCCAGTCGTGCCCCGAGCTCAAGCCGGAAGTACGCGGGCGCGGCCTCATGCAGGGGCTCGCCCTCGACGGCGACGGGCTGGCGGAACAGGTATCGCATGAGGCCTTTCGCCGCGGTGTGATCCTGGAGACCTCGGGGCCGGCCAGCGAGGTGGCGAAGATCATGCCGCCGCTGACCATTCCGCTGGAGGCTTTGAGTGACGGCCTTGGCCGCGTCGCCGAAGCGGTTGACACGGTCGCCATGAACGCACGTTCAGCCCACGCCAGGGTCGCCTGA
- a CDS encoding ectoine synthase, with the protein MIYRTLSEIENGHRDVRAPTFSSRRFLLKDDGMGFSMHDTVLYAGSETYIWYANHKEAVYCIEGEGELEEVDSGRVHKLRPGTLYALDGHERHWLRATTDLRVICVFTPALTGGEVHDENGTYPLMDEDSAAKTMAAADR; encoded by the coding sequence ATGATCTATCGCACACTGAGTGAGATCGAGAATGGCCACCGCGACGTGCGGGCGCCGACATTTTCCAGCCGGCGCTTTCTTCTGAAGGATGACGGCATGGGATTTTCCATGCACGACACCGTGCTGTACGCCGGCAGCGAAACCTACATCTGGTACGCCAACCACAAGGAAGCGGTGTACTGCATAGAGGGCGAAGGCGAGCTGGAAGAGGTAGACAGCGGGCGCGTCCACAAGCTGCGTCCGGGCACCCTTTATGCCCTGGACGGCCATGAGAGGCACTGGCTGCGGGCGACAACGGATCTGCGGGTGATCTGTGTCTTTACGCCGGCCCTGACCGGCGGCGAAGTGCATGACGAAAACGGCACCTATCCGCTCATGGATGAAGATAGCGCCGCAAAAACCATGGCGGCCGCCGACCGCTAG
- the thpD gene encoding ectoine hydroxylase has protein sequence MTDTLIPAEAPTTTAAVTAGAGPKDAYPTRRDRERLITRREPVIFGDGQPVGDYSLTSEQMQRYAADGYLVVPDVFSREECSDLLLDVDRMANAPELRAREELIREPGSTAPRSIFSPQRFSDAFDRASRDPRIVDIIRQILASEVYIHHARVNIKQALIGKSFPWHSDFETWHAEDGLPAMRVLSAWIMLTDNTPHNGPLFVIPGSHKTFVSCAGETPDENHKTSLRKQDVGVPSLAALQALARERGIASATGGPGTLVLHEGNTMHGSTDNITPWPRTNAFFVYNSVENTPADHPFAAGKFRPDFLGSKDFTPLRAA, from the coding sequence ATGACCGATACCCTGATACCAGCCGAAGCTCCGACAACCACCGCCGCCGTCACCGCCGGCGCCGGGCCGAAGGACGCCTATCCGACGCGCCGCGACCGGGAACGCCTGATCACGCGCCGGGAGCCCGTCATCTTCGGCGACGGACAGCCGGTTGGCGACTATTCCCTGACGTCCGAACAGATGCAGCGCTATGCGGCCGACGGCTATCTGGTCGTACCGGACGTGTTCAGCCGCGAGGAATGCAGCGATCTGTTGCTGGACGTGGACCGTATGGCCAACGCCCCGGAATTGCGCGCACGAGAGGAGCTCATTCGCGAGCCCGGCAGCACCGCGCCCCGCTCCATCTTCAGCCCGCAGCGCTTCTCCGACGCCTTTGACAGGGCATCCCGCGACCCGCGCATCGTCGACATCATTCGCCAGATTCTGGCCAGCGAGGTCTATATCCACCACGCCCGGGTCAATATCAAACAGGCGCTGATCGGCAAGTCATTCCCATGGCATTCGGACTTCGAGACGTGGCACGCAGAAGACGGCCTGCCGGCCATGCGTGTGCTGTCGGCGTGGATCATGCTGACGGACAACACGCCGCACAACGGCCCGCTGTTCGTCATTCCCGGATCGCACAAGACCTTCGTCAGTTGCGCCGGCGAAACACCTGACGAGAACCACAAGACCAGCTTGCGTAAGCAGGATGTTGGCGTGCCCTCCCTGGCCGCCCTGCAGGCCCTGGCCAGGGAGCGCGGCATTGCCAGCGCCACCGGCGGTCCCGGCACACTGGTGCTGCACGAAGGCAACACCATGCACGGCTCTACCGACAACATCACGCCGTGGCCGAGAACCAATGCGTTCTTTGTCTATAACAGCGTGGAGAACACACCCGCCGACCATCCCTTCGCCGCCGGCAAGTTCCGGCCGGATTTCCTCGGCAGCAAGGACTTTACGCCGCTGCGCGCCGCCTAG